In Chitinophaga oryzae, the sequence CTGTCAGGAAGAAATCAGGGCTGTTGTTTTCATAGTCAAAATACTCCCCGAACCAAAGCCTGTTCAGATAAGGGAAATGCTCCATATAAGCATAGCGCTGTTGATAAAACCATCTGACTTATTGTATTGATTCGCAGAGTGCAGATCGATGATACCCGGATGGCCCGCCTGCGTGAGCGTTCTTTTAATACGCTTCATCGTCACCCGGTCAAAGGCTACGTCATCGAGATAAATACCGTCGATACCCACGTTTTGCACCAGCCAGTTCATGCCTTCCACATAGTAGTTATGCCAGCGGTTCATGCCACTGTTGATGATCGCGGCATCTTTGAATTCCGGTACGAACCACGCCGCAATGTAGTCGCTGTCCACATGTTCCTGCAGCCACGAGAAACCGCCGCCCTTGCCGGGACTGTACACTTCATGGCCCAGGCTGCGCAGCGGAAAGGTTTCCCAGGCGTGATTGGACAACTCGCGCACCGTGTTATATATTTTCACCTTCAGCCCTTTTCCATGGGCTTCGTCAATATAATCCTTCATCTTCTTCCATTCGATGAACGGATAGTTGATCCATGGATTGATATCGTTGCCATGGTGGATATTCACCACAGTAGCGCCGGTAGCTTTAATGCTGTCCAGGTTATCGTACTTATGGTAGAAACGGTGCTCCACTGAAAATCGGTGTTGAGCGGGTGAAACGGCGTAATGATGAGGTGGAAATTAAAATACAGCGTATCGCCTTTATGCAGGGTACGCTCACCACTATACGCATTTACGAGGATGGCTTTCCCTTTCTCTCCGATAGTGATACCGCCATTATTGCCATTGCCCCATGAAACGGGCAACAGTAAAGGCTTCTGCAGGTAGAAGTTAGTATTGAGCGGCCGTACATAATGTTCATCCCGGAGGGTAAACTGCAGGCCGGCGTTGACATCACCGAGCCAGGCGCCGTCCTGGTTTTTATGCTGCACATCCCATTTCCAGTCGATCTTTTCCGGGCGGACGCCTCCTTTCTGCTGGAGGCCCATCATGTATTTTGCTGCCGTCTTCTCAAGAGGCAGATGCAGGGTAATGTCTTTCAGGGCAACGTCTTCCAGGGCCGTCACTTTCACGGTGTAGTCCATATACCCGTCGAACTCAAGAGACGCATGTACGTCCATTTGCAGGCCGGTGGCAGTATTGGTGGCTTTCCAGCTGATTTTGCCATCTTCCTTGCCGGTCAATTGCCAGCCGTTATTTTTCCATTTCAGGTCTTTACCATCGGCGGCGGCTATGAAGTGGAAGTGTACCGGTTCTGTGAAAATGTTTTTAGCCTGGTTGGACAGGGAAGTCATTTCCGGCGTGAAGAAGGTCTATCTGTGCCGGGAACCCGTCTTTATGAATACCTACTTTGCGGCCCAGCAGGCTGATGACGCTGTCTTTTATTTCCAGCGGCGTATAAGGAGCGATCACAGCATTATCCTGCGCCAATGTGGAGTTAAGCCACTTCAGCCGGGTCTGTTTCCATGGTTCATTAAAGCCGCTGTTGACCGCTGTTTTGCCGGTTACGGTAAGCGTGATCCTTACCGGCATGGCAGGTTTGCCTTCCGGGTGAATGGTGGCCACGCCTTTATATACGCCCGGCGCAGCATCCGCCGGCACGTCTATCCCGCACCACATGGCCTGCACGGCCCCTTCCGGGACGTTGACAGTGGCGGTAAAGGGCCGTGCGTCGTAAGTCGTACCCTGCGTATTGATGCATTGCAGCTGCGATGCGGGGATGGTTTTTCCGTCGGTGGTTTTAAGGTCGTTGAAATGGATTTGCACCTGCTTCAGTGGCCTGAGCGCATAGACGCCCAGCTGGAACGCATAGTACTCTCCTTTGTCGGCCTGGCCTGTAAAGCTTTGTGAAGGTCCGCGTTGTATCCATCGCTGCGGCAGGTCGCGCGTCATCCGGATGGGAAACGCGCGGTCTTCGGGAAATACGAGATAGCCCGCGCCGGGGTGTTTCAGCAGCAGCTGTTTCACCTCTGCGGCGGTGGCGATCACTTCCATCGGATAGAAGGTGTTAAACGTATCGATGGCTTCCAGTTCTTTTACGGTGGCGTTGGGCTTTGCCGGTACCGTGATCGTGTTCGCCCAGTCGTTGCCGCCGGCGGGTTCCGGCGCCAGGTAGGCGCTTTTCGGGTAGTTGGGCCGTCCTTCGTTTTTATACGGAAGATAATAGATGTAGTAAGTTCCTTTTCCGGACACCGGGTCAAAAACGATGTCGCCCTGTTCTCTGTTTATGGACACTGGAAACACACGGCTGACAGGTTGTTGGGTTTGGGCATCCTGCACGATAATGCGTTTCTGTTCCGGATGATGATCGTGGCGGCGCCATGGAATAATGACGCGGGCCGGGCCGGAGGCGCCGCTGAAAGAAACTACCGCGCGGTGATTACCGAGGGAATCAGCATTCCAGCTATTGTTACCGGCGGTGTACTTCACCTGTGCGTTTGGCGGCGCTGAAGAAGGCGAGCATAAGCCCCGCCGGCAACAGGCCTTTCCGCGCGAGGCGGTCATGGTATTTCATTTGATGCATTCAACAATTATTTTACTTTTTTCATTTGGTCACTGTGGGCTTAATTTACGCAGGATGATGGTTTTTTTCACAGATAATTACATAAATGGAAAAGCCCCGCGATGCGGGGGCTTTCCGGGTATCAGATATGGTTATTGTATTGGATTCTGTACCAGGTTGGGGTCCAGCAGGATCTCCGACTCCGGGATAAAGTGTACCACTCTTGCATCGGTATACTTGATTGTTTGCGGATGGTCCGGCTGTACGCCCGGATAATCACGGAAAAACATTCCTGTTGTTACGGAAGAGATCAAACACACGGTGTGTTTCAAATGCCAGTTCCAGGCGGCGTTCATCCAGCACTACATCGAGCACGGAAGCGTATCCCTGCATATTGGCGGAGGAGAACAGCGCATTGCCGCTCAGCCCTGCGCGGGTACGAATGATATTCACGGTCTGCCAGTGCTTCCGCGGCCCTTGCCCATTTTGGCGCTGGCTTCCGCCCGGATGAGGTACATCTCGGCCAGGCGCAGCACCACCGGAGAACTCAGGGTAGGCACGTTGTCCTGGTTGCTGTACTTCAGGATATACCATTTAGGTACGTTGTTGCGGGAAGCCAGTACCTTGTTGCCGCCGGCGTCCACAGAATCCTGTCCGGACTGCGCTTTAAGGTATACGGGCTGTATAAAGGCATGCCGTACATCCTGCGGATATTTGTCCAGCAGCGCACGGTAAGACTGGGAAGCATATACTTCTCCGTACCCCATACCACCGGGAGACATGTAATACATAGAGCCCAGGGAACTCCAGGTACGGTCGTCCTGTAAGGTGTGGTGGATAGCGAAGATCGTTTCGTTGTTGATATCGTTGCTTTTAGTGAAATAACGGGGCAGTTCCGCTGTGGCAGCCAGTGTATATTTGCCGCTGGTGATCACAGAGTCCGCATAGATGGCAGCGGAGTCGTTACGTCCCATATAAAGATAAGTCCTCGCCAGCAGGGCCATCGCTGCTCCTTTGGAAGCGTAGCTGCTGGTATTATCGTTTGTTCATCAGCGCTTTGGCACGGGAGAGGTCAGCCACAATCTGCGCATACACTTCCTTTACTGTATTACGTTTAGGCATTGCTGTTATATCGTATTTTGTTACGACGGGCACGCCTAAGTTGGTTTCAGGGCTTTGGCTGTAAGGACGTCCGAAAGATCTTACCAATCCAAAGTGAACGAAGGCACGGATAAAAAGGTTTTCGCCGATCAGCTGATTCACTGCAGGGGATTTGCCTTCCGGCATTACTTCCAGCAGCCTGTTACAACCGTTCACTGCTTTATACGCCATACGCCACAGCTGGCCGGTATTGCCCTGGTTCGTGAGATGCCCGTAGGTGTAAGAGTAAAACAGCGGATCTGTGGTAGCTCCGCTCAATGCCACATCATCGCTGGGAAACTCTCCCATCTGGAAATAGTTGCGTGTAAAATTCTCTTCTTTGAGCAACGAATAGTTACCGATAGTAGCGGCCGGCCATTTAGACTCGTCCTTCAGCACACCGTCATCGGGCAATGCGCTGTATGGTTCTTTATCGAGCGAACAGGAGGCAGTAAAAGCCACAGTGAGAGCCCTGCAATATATTTAGTTATCTGCTTCATGATAATATCTTTTTTTGCACCCTGTTAAAAATTGATTTCAAGTCCGGCAAACCATTTGGTACTGAAGGGATATTTGGTCCCGTTGATACCGCGGTCGTCTACTTCCGGATCGATGCCGGAAAACCTGGTAAGGGTCCACAGGTTGTCGCCGCCTACGGATACACGTACATTGTTCACTTTCACGCGGTCCAGCCATTGCTTGGGCAGCGCGTAGCTCAGGTTCACGTTTCTCAGGCGCAGGTAGCTTCCGTCCTCAAGGAAGCGGGAAGAGGGTTTATGCGCATTTTTATTGCCGCCGATCACATACTTCGGATGCGTGGCATTGTCGCCGGGGTTCTGCCAGCGGTTCCAGCCTTTATCGAGCTGCATCAGGTTGTAGGTGTAGTAAGCGCCATCGTTGTCCATCAGCTCGCGGGTGCTGTTGTACACATCATTACCGGAAACGAAGGCCAGGAAGGCAGACAGCTGGAAGTTTTTGTAAGACCATACGTTGCGCATACCGCCAAAGAATTTAGGCGTAGCGGAGCCTACAATCTGGAGCGAAGCATCGTTGTAGTTGCTGGTAGTGGAAATGGTTTTGCTGCCATCGGCGCCGGTGGTCACTTTCTCCCACAGCGGGTTGCCGTTGGCGGGATCTACGCCTACCCATTTGCGCATATAGAAGCTGCGCATGTCCTGTCCTTTCTGTAAGATAAAAGAGCTGCTCAACGGATCTATGATGTAGTTCTTACCCCATAGAGCTCACGTACGGTGTTTTTGTTGAACCCGATGTTGAAGTCGGTGCTCCACTTAAACTCACCCACCAGGTTATCTGTGCTCAGGTTGATTTCGATACCCTTATTGCGCACGCCGCCAACGTTCTGTGAAATGTAGCTGTAGCCGGCGGTCCCGGGCAACGGCACGTTAAACAGCAGGTCTTTGTTGTCTTTCTGGTACAGGTCCACGCTGAGGTTGATGCGGTTGAACAGCCCCAGGTCGAACCCGATGTTGGTGTTGTATGCTTTTTCCCACGACAGGTTAGGCACATTGTAGATACTGGGGTACGCGCCGGGCACGCCATTATACTGCGTACTGATGGCGTAAGCGCCGATAGCGGCATAATCGCCTATCTCGGCATTACCGGTAGTACCGTAGCTGGCCCTCACTTTCAGGTTGGTAATCGCTTTGATGGATTTAATGAAGTTCTCTTCAGAGGCGGCCCAGGACACGCCGAAAGCATAGAAGTTACCATACTGCTGGTTGGCGCCGAACTTGGAAGAACCGTCCCTTCTGAAAGAGGAAGTGAAGTAGTATTTATAGTTGTAGTTATAGTTGGCCTGAATAAAATAGGAATTGAACACGCGGTCTGTTTTGCTGCCGCCGATAGACATAGGGGCGGAAGTACCGTCCAGTACGTCTTTACCGGCGAGGATGCCTTTGCCTTTAGCATTGATGTCTCCGAGTTGTACCTGCTGGAACTCAGCGCCCACCAGTCCGTCGATGTTATGCACCTTGTTAACGGTATAACGGGCTTTCAGCAAGTTGGAGCTGATGTATACGGAGGTATCCTGGTAGTAGTTGTACAGCGTACCCTGGTAGTCGGCGCCGGCGGAAGTTCTCACGTCGCCGTTGCTTTCATTGCGGTCGTGATAATATTGCGCACGGTTGGTGGTGCTGAATGACAACCACTTGGTAATGTCATATTCCAGTTTCAGCAATCCTTCGAGCGACTGTCTTTTATGTTTGTCGTAGTTGTACTGCTGTTCGTAGAGGAAGTTGGTCATATCGCGGCCGTACCATATGTCGGTATTAACCGGGTTAATGGGTTTGCCTGATGCGTCATAAGGTTTGTCCCAGGGCAGGTTGGTGTAGTACTGGTATAAAGATCCGCCGGAATTGTCCTTGTCTGTCTGTTGTACCGCCGCGAAGTTGGCGCTCACGCGCAGTTTTTCGGTGATGTTATGGTCCAGGTTGAGGCGGGCGCTGAAACGTTCTACGCCGGTACCTCTGAGGATACCGTCTTCCTTGTAATAGTTACCACCCAGGTAGAATTTGGTTTTTTCGTTACCGCCGCTGGCAGACAATTCGTAGTTCTGGTTGGAGGCGTTCTGGAAGGCCAGTTTCTGCCAGTTGGTATTGATGTTTCTGATGGAGGGGTCCAGCTTCCTGCCGGCAGCGGTCTGCAGGTCATAGAGCTGAGAGCCGTCCATAAGGTGGAAACGCCCGGTATTGAGTTGTGCGGTACCGAGGTTGGTGCGGAAGTTGACCTGTGTTTTACCTGCTTTGCCGCGTTTGGTGGTGATGACCATTACGCCGTTGGCCGCACGGGCGCCGTACAGGGTGGTAGCGGCCGCGTCTTTGAGGACGGTCACGGTTTCGATATCACTGGGGTTAGGCAAACCGCCGATGATACCGTCTACCACTACCAGCGGCGCGTTACCGGCAGTAAGGGTGCCGTTGCCTCTGATGCGGATGGTGGGAGCGGCAGCGGGGTTGCCGGAGCTGTTGCCTACAAATACGCCGCTGACTTTACCCTGCAGCATTTTATCCACGCTGGTGGCCTGTACGTCTTTCAGCTTGGCGCCGCCGACAGATTGTGCCGCACCGGTCAGGTTTTTTACGGTAGTGGTGGTATAACCCATGACCACTACTTCTTCCAGCTTTTTGGTGTCGGGATCCAGTTTCACATTGATCTCTGTACGGTTATTTACCGGCACCTTCTGTTGCACATAACCCACGAAGGAAAATATGAGGGTAGCGCTGCCGGAGGGCGCCAGTACGGTATAGTGGCCCGTGGCGTCGGTAACGGCGCCGGCGGAAGTGCCTTCTACCGCGATGGTCACACCGGGCAACGGTTCGTGGTTGCCGGCATCGGTCACCTTACCGGTAATTTTCATCTGCTGGTTGTTCACCGGCGTAATCACCACGAGGTTGTTTTCCAATACGCGATAAGTGACATTGGCGCTGGAGAACAGCTGGCCGAGCACGTCGTTGAGTTTTTTATTCTTCACATCGATGGACACTGCCCTGTCCAGGTCGGCGAAGTTCTCATTATAAAAAAAGCGGTAGTTGCTGGTATTTTCAATCATTTTGAAAACCTCGCGAACGCTTTTGTTTTCTGCGTGTAGTTCGCTAATTCGGTCCTGTGCGGAAATGGTGGCAGACGCTTGTAGAATACTTCCGAAAATTAGCAATCCCGTCATTCTCATCATTAGGAATAATTTTCGCCTGGGGCAAAGAAATGCCGCCAAGTTTAGAGTGGATTTCATAAACTTGTATAGATTTTAGTTAAACGATGAATTACGGCAGCACGCCTGTCGCAAAGGCTACTGCACACTGGGTGATTTTCGTTGGATTGGGGTAAGTCGCATTACCCCAATTTTTTTCAGTTGTTCTTACTGTTCATTCATTGGTTTTTACAGGTTGAATAATTGTTGTTCTCTTGTTGGCCTGCCTCCCGGTTATTTGCCGTTCCGCAGGGCGTTGGCATACTTTTCTTTCAGTACTTTATCCACACTGATCGTCACTGTCCCCTCCTCTATCCTGTAGTCCAGCGGGGCTGTCAGCTTGAGGATGTTGAGCACCTGTTCCAGGGTTTCCTGGCGGAAAGTCCCGTTGAACCGGTAGTTTTTCAATTCTTCTTCTTTGAAGTCAACGTTTACATTAAATCTGCGCTCCATGGTGACAGCCAGTTCTTCCAGCGTTTGGCCGGTGACGATCCAGTTACCGTCTTTCCAGGCCGTATATACGTCTGTGTTGCTCACTTCTTTTGTTTCCACCGGGGCCGCGGCGGATGCCGGGTCAATATGGCTTTTACCTGCCTGCGGCTCACCCGCTGCCTGTTTATACACCACATGCTGATGTGGCTTCAACATCATTTTAAACGGATTGGCCGTACTGCTGCCGTCTATCCGGACCGCGCCATCTACCAGTGTGGTCACCACGCCTTTATCTTCCGGGTAGGCCTTCACATTGAAAGAAGTGCCCAGCGCCAGTATCTTCAGGTCAGACGCCTTCACAGTAAACGGTTTCCTGGAATCTGTGTGCACCCTGAAAAAAGCTTCTCCTTCCAGTTTTACTTCCCGCGCGGTGGTATTAAAAGAGGAGGCATATTCCAGCTTGCTGCCGGCATTCAGCCATACTTCTGTCCCGTCAGACAGTTCTATTTTGGTGGTGGCCCCTTTCGGGCTGGTTATCGTCACGAGGCCCTGACCACCGTCTCCTTTTTTGAGGGACAGCCAGGAAAACACCACGCCACCGCCCAATACAAACGGTAACGTAAAGGAGGCGGCCATTTTCAGCACTTGTCTCCATCTTTTTACAGAAACCGGTGCATTGATCTGCCGCATTTCCTCCCAGGCCGCATCAGCATTGTAGGGACCTGTTGCCGCGGTAGCCATCCAGGCATCTCTCAACTGTATAAAATACGCCCGGTTTTCCGGGCTGGCATCTACCCAGTTCTCCAGCTCCTGCTGGTCTTCCGGGGTGATATCTCCGGACAAGAATCGCGCTATCAGATCATCCATCTGCCCAGGTAAATAGTTAGGCTGCATATTATTAAACAAGTAGTAAGACAATTTTTTAGTCCCCATAGGGTGACAGACAGGAAAAAAATTTCAGGAATTATTTCAGCAGTGGTAACAGCTCGTCCCGCAGGCGCTGTAATGCCCGGGTCATCTGTGTTTTCACCGTATTGACAGAAATACCGAGCTGGCGGGAGATCTCGGGATAACTCAGCTGTTCAAAGCGGCTTAGCCGGAATACGTCCTGGCATTGCGGTGGCAGCTTCCGGATAGCTTTTTCGGCCATATGCTCCAGCTCTGCATTTTCGAGCCTTTCCGCCGGCGTAGGTGCAGCGGGCATATTCATTAAGGTAATACGGGATTCCAGCTGTTGCAGCAGCTCATGGCCATAACGGGAGCGGATACGGTCCTGTTTGATGTAGTTGAGGCAATTATTCTGTACAGCCTTGTACAGGTAGGCTTTTACGGATACCTGTATCTCCAGGTCTTCGTACCGTTCCCATACTTTCAGGAAAGTGTCCTGTACAATCTCTTCCGCCAGCTCATGACGGTTCACAAAATCAAACGCAAAAGTACACAGCGCAGCATAGTGCGCTTTGAAGAGCCCTTCAAACGCCGGTAACTGTTGTTTATGTTGACTGATATGTAAACTCGCTTCCAAAGTATTCAGATCCTGCACACTGTTATACTGGCTGTAGTGCTACCTGTACGGCCTCCTGATTGTTCACTTCATTGCTCATTTGCCGCAAACAAATATATGTGATACGTTCATGAAAAGATACGACAAGTCCGCACGTAATTGACAAATTATTGGAAATAACACCGAGATCTGTAAAAAAAATAACAATGTCCTCTCCTTCCCGACCTGTAATCGTCACTGAATTTTCACTATCCCGCAGGTTAAGTTTATATGAAGATGCCTTTCAACAACTTAACGGTTTTGTAAACATTTGTTAATATGCCCATAACAGTGGTGCAGTTCTTTTGCAGTCTGATTTTTTTTAAAAACCAGTCAAAGCATGAAGAAAAAATTTACGAAGTATCTGAAGCGACCACTGGGCCTTGCTACTGTACTGTTGCTCTCGGGGCATTTGTATGCACAACAGCCTGTCCACGTAAAAGGACGCGTGGAGTCATTCGACAAGGGTGAGCCCATTCCGGGCGCGGCCATCATGGCCGGCGGCAAACTCCTCGCCATCACCGACGTTAACGGCGCCTTCGACATTAAAGCCATCCCTCCCGGCGCAGACGTTTACATCACTATGATGGGCTATGAGAAACAACAACTGGCAGTAAATGGAGAAGCACTGAACCTGCAGGTGCGCCTGAAAACCACCACCGGCAAACTCAATGAGGTAGTGGTAACCGCACTGGGTATCAAAAGAGCAGAGAAAGCACTGGGTTATGCACAACAAACCCTCAACGACGAAGCCATGACAGACGCCCGGCCCAACAACTGGTCCGACGCGCTGCGCGGGAAAGTAGCCGGCCTGAACATCGCCTCCCTCGGCGGCCCGCTCAATTCCCAGGAGATCAGGCTTCGCGGCACCAACTCCCTTACCACCAACGGCAACGCCGCACTGGTGGTGGTAGACGGTATCCCGGTAAACGGCGGCCTCACCACCTCCGGCGCCTCCAACGCCTATATGGGCGGCGAAGCCTCCATTGACGTACCGGTCGATTTCGGTAACGGTATCGCAGATATCAACCCGGACGACATCGCCAGCGTCACCATCCTGAAAGGCCCCGGCGCTACCGCGTTGTATGGCAGCCGCGCAGCCAACGGCGCCGTGCTCATCACCACCAAGTCAGGCGCTAAAGCCAAAAAAGGGCTGGGCGTCTCCTTCAATTCCAATACCAGCTTTGACGTGATCACCCGCTGGCCCGACTGGCAATATGAATACGGCCAGGGCGACGGTAAAACCAATTATAACGCCAACGGTGAACTGTATTACTCCTATGGCGCCACTGAAGACGGTCGCAGCACCGGCGGCAGCAGCAGCGCCTTCGGTCCCAAATTCAACGGACAATACTACTATCAGTACGACCCCGTTAAAATGGGAACAGGAGCTGAAAGAACACTGTGGCAACCCTACAAAGACAACCGCAAATCCTTCTGGCAGACAGGCCGTACGGTCACCAATACCCTGTCGCTCGAAAACTCCGGCCAGGACGGTTCCATACGCGCTTCCGTGACGCATTCCAACAACAAATGGATCATGCCCACCACCGGGTTTGAACGCATCACCGCCGCCGTGAACGCCAACTATAAAGTGTCTAATAACATCCGGCTGTCATCGGCAGTGAACTATACCAATAAGTCCAGCGACAACCTGCCGGGACTGGGGTATAACAACCACTCCATCGCCTACTTCATGATTTTCCAGAATCCCAACGTCAACCTCGACTGGTACAGGGCCAAATGGAAACCGGGCCTGGAAGGCATCAGCATGATACGCCCTTACAGCTCTTTCATCGATAACCCGTTCGTTATCTCTGAAGACATCACCAACGGCCTGCGCAGCAATGCCATCACCGGCAACCTGAAAGCAGACATACAGCTGGCACCCAAACTCACCCTGATGCTGCGTGGCGGTATCAATACCAACCACCAGAACAGGGACCAGCGCCGCCCTTACGACACCAACCGCTACGGACAGGGCCTGTATACCAAACAAACCGTATACACACAGGAAATCAACACCGACTTCCTCTTGTCTTATAAAAATGCGTGGATGCAGGACAAATTCACCCTCACCGCATCCGCCGGCGGTAACGCCATGAGCAGCCGCTACGACCGGACAGATAACACCCTGATCGGACTGGTGGTACCAGGCGTCTATAAAATGACCAATGGTATCAGCAACCCGCTCGTTGCCACCTATGATTCCCGGAAGAAGGTAAACAGCCTGTACGGCTTTGTCAACCTGGGTTACAAGGATGTCGTATTTCTTGACCTCACCGGCAGAAACGACTGGTCCAGCACCCTGCCGGAAGCTAACTGGTCTTTCTTCTACCCTTCCGCCAACCTGAGCATGATCGTCAGCGATATGGTGAAACTGCCCAAATCCATCAGTTACCTGAAATACCGCCTGTCACTGGCGC encodes:
- a CDS encoding RNA polymerase sigma-70 factor, producing MEASLHISQHKQQLPAFEGLFKAHYAALCTFAFDFVNRHELAEEIVQDTFLKVWERYEDLEIQVSVKAYLYKAVQNNCLNYIKQDRIRSRYGHELLQQLESRITLMNMPAAPTPAERLENAELEHMAEKAIRKLPPQCQDVFRLSRFEQLSYPEISRQLGISVNTVKTQMTRALQRLRDELLPLLK
- a CDS encoding SusC/RagA family TonB-linked outer membrane protein: MKKKFTKYLKRPLGLATVLLLSGHLYAQQPVHVKGRVESFDKGEPIPGAAIMAGGKLLAITDVNGAFDIKAIPPGADVYITMMGYEKQQLAVNGEALNLQVRLKTTTGKLNEVVVTALGIKRAEKALGYAQQTLNDEAMTDARPNNWSDALRGKVAGLNIASLGGPLNSQEIRLRGTNSLTTNGNAALVVVDGIPVNGGLTTSGASNAYMGGEASIDVPVDFGNGIADINPDDIASVTILKGPGATALYGSRAANGAVLITTKSGAKAKKGLGVSFNSNTSFDVITRWPDWQYEYGQGDGKTNYNANGELYYSYGATEDGRSTGGSSSAFGPKFNGQYYYQYDPVKMGTGAERTLWQPYKDNRKSFWQTGRTVTNTLSLENSGQDGSIRASVTHSNNKWIMPTTGFERITAAVNANYKVSNNIRLSSAVNYTNKSSDNLPGLGYNNHSIAYFMIFQNPNVNLDWYRAKWKPGLEGISMIRPYSSFIDNPFVISEDITNGLRSNAITGNLKADIQLAPKLTLMLRGGINTNHQNRDQRRPYDTNRYGQGLYTKQTVYTQEINTDFLLSYKNAWMQDKFTLTASAGGNAMSSRYDRTDNTLIGLVVPGVYKMTNGISNPLVATYDSRKKVNSLYGFVNLGYKDVVFLDLTGRNDWSSTLPEANWSFFYPSANLSMIVSDMVKLPKSISYLKYRLSLAQVGNDTEPGRTAKYYGRSSFPSSAEAPSELYNLQFKPEISTSVETGIEVAFLNNRLRLDASVYRTRTKNQILSVPLDWSSGFNSALLNSGEVRNQGLELILNATPVTNKNFTWNTIITWAATRSKVLSLDARLGGKLNIMSSSSATLTAVEGQTASALYGLKFQRAPDGQIIYVNGIPSVTQVTEYVGDTNPEWRAGWTNSFTYKGFRLSTTIDGQLGGTLYSHSHHKMTEQGKLRHTLKGREEGWIVGEGVVKNADGSFSPNTVKVRPADYYAQYYRLNNTEANSFDASFIKLREVSLEYNFPKAWFYRTKVQNLSLAIYGRNLATLSDFPIYDPEVATQAGGTGILTGVEVGQMPTPSTFGFNLKVKL
- a CDS encoding RagB/SusD family nutrient uptake outer membrane protein — encoded protein: MALLARTYLYMGRNDSAAIYADSVITSGKYTLAATAELPRYFTKSNDINNETIFAIHHTLQDDRTWSSLGSMYYMSPGGMGYGEVYASQSYRALLDKYPQDVRHAFIQPVYLKAQSGQDSVDAGGNKVLASRNNVPKWYILKYSNQDNVPTLSSPVVLRLAEMYLIRAEASAKMGKGRGSTGRP
- a CDS encoding SusC/RagA family TonB-linked outer membrane protein, which encodes MIENTSNYRFFYNENFADLDRAVSIDVKNKKLNDVLGQLFSSANVTYRVLENNLVVITPVNNQQMKITGKVTDAGNHEPLPGVTIAVEGTSAGAVTDATGHYTVLAPSGSATLIFSFVGYVQQKVPVNNRTEINVKLDPDTKKLEEVVVMGYTTTTVKNLTGAAQSVGGAKLKDVQATSVDKMLQGKVSGVFVGNSSGNPAAAPTIRIRGNGTLTAGNAPLVVVDGIIGGLPNPSDIETVTVLKDAAATTLYGARAANGVMVITTKRGKAGKTQVNFRTNLGTAQLNTGRFHLMDGSQLYDLQTAAGRKLDPSIRNINTNWQKLAFQNASNQNYELSASGGNEKTKFYLGGNYYKEDGILRGTGVERFSARLNLDHNITEKLRVSANFAAVQQTDKDNSGGSLYQYYTNLPWDKPYDASGKPINPVNTDIWYGRDMTNFLYEQQYNYDKHKRQSLEGLLKLEYDITKWLSFSTTNRAQYYHDRNESNGDVRTSAGADYQGTLYNYYQDTSVYISSNLLKARYTVNKVHNIDGLVGAEFQQVQLGDINAKGKGILAGKDVLDGTSAPMSIGGSKTDRVFNSYFIQANYNYNYKYYFTSSFRRDGSSKFGANQQYGNFYAFGVSWAASEENFIKSIKAITNLKVRASYGTTGNAEIGDYAAIGAYAISTQYNGVPGAYPSIYNVPNLSWEKAYNTNIGFDLGLFNRINLSVDLYQKDNKDLLFNVPLPGTAGYSYISQNVGGVRNKGIEINLSTDNLVGEFKWSTDFNIGFNKNTVRELYGVRTTS
- a CDS encoding RagB/SusD family nutrient uptake outer membrane protein → MAFTASCSLDKEPYSALPDDGVLKDESKWPAATIGNYSLLKEENFTRNYFQMGEFPSDDVALSGATTDPLFYSYTYGHLTNQGNTGQLWRMAYKAVNGCNRLLEVMPEGKSPAVNQLIGENLFIRAFVHFGLVRSFGRPYSQSPETNLGVPVVTKYDITAMPKRNTVKEVYAQIVADLSRAKALMNKR
- a CDS encoding FecR family protein codes for the protein MDDLIARFLSGDITPEDQQELENWVDASPENRAYFIQLRDAWMATAATGPYNADAAWEEMRQINAPVSVKRWRQVLKMAASFTLPFVLGGGVVFSWLSLKKGDGGQGLVTITSPKGATTKIELSDGTEVWLNAGSKLEYASSFNTTAREVKLEGEAFFRVHTDSRKPFTVKASDLKILALGTSFNVKAYPEDKGVVTTLVDGAVRIDGSSTANPFKMMLKPHQHVVYKQAAGEPQAGKSHIDPASAAAPVETKEVSNTDVYTAWKDGNWIVTGQTLEELAVTMERRFNVNVDFKEEELKNYRFNGTFRQETLEQVLNILKLTAPLDYRIEEGTVTISVDKVLKEKYANALRNGK
- a CDS encoding RagB/SusD family nutrient uptake outer membrane protein, whose protein sequence is MNIIRTRAGLSGNALFSSANMQGYASVLDVVLDERRLELAFETHRVFDLFRNNRNVFP